The segment gctgattcatgttgaggtttgacagaaaacaacaaaattctctaaagtaattatccttcaataaaaagaaaattaaaagaaatgtgaaattatgaattttttgtttttgttttttttagtcacacagtcgtgtctgactctttgtgatcccatggactgtagcccgccaggcaactctgtccatgggatttctcaggcaaaaatactggagtggctttaaAACAGAATgttcaaagataagaaaaaaaatcaatgttatcAAAGACAAGTTAATAAATAGTATACAAACTGAGTATGCAGaggtagaaaaattaaaaaaaaaatcagaatacatatcatatcatatacacatacacatatgaaaatggcaattattttatttaagggTTTATTCCTGAGATTTTCTATTGTAAATGTTACAAAATGCACAAGACTATGTcatctttaaaaagtaatgtgAAATTTGAAGTATATCTAGATCCATTGATTTCAGATAAAtggatataaatttatataaaattttgagGCCCAGAGTAGGAAAATTTCTgaagaaagttttgttttgttataggTACTAATGAACAATTCACAAACTCTGTACATAATTTCATTCTTAAAGATTATGTGAATACTTCAGTGAATTAAATGAATAGTTTATTCCAAAACTAGATCTTTTGACTCACCTGTATAATGAACTGCCTAACCCATTTATGAATAGGAAGGGAAAAAGCAAAATCTCCAAAAGTTGTTAATATAGCCATCTTTGTATTGAATATGTATCTCTTAAAGACACTGTTTCAGAAATGACTGAGACATGATGTTGGGGGCACAACACTCTCTCCAGATTATGATTATGACTCAGATTTCTTTCTGAATATGATTAGGAATACTTAATGATTCTCTCTTAGCTATCTCTCCAGAAGGTAACTAGAATGTTAACTAATCAATAGACTAATTTatcaatttgtaaaataaagatagcAGTATTCAGTGcactggctcagtggtacagaatctgcttgccaatgcaggagatgtgggtttgatccctgagtaaggAAAATCTTCTGttgtaggaaacggcaacccactccagtatccttgcgtggaaaattccatagacagaggagcctggtgggctacagtctgtggcatcacagagtcagatatgactgagcatgcacaaaccCCTGCATTCAGTGtataaacttattaaaaaaaaaagagagagaagatccACATGAAATGCTTTGCTGAAAGAAATGCATAACAGATTAGAAAATTTCCAGATGTGGTAGTCTGTGTTGAAGTAGCAGTACAGATAGTAATAATTAACATTAACATTGTTGTTAATTCCAAATCATTCTTGAGAACAACCAAAATCATTGCTCTAAAGACTGGCCACATTTCCCAAACAGGGACTCATTTTGATAATTCTGGAATGCTATAGAATTGACACAAAACTTTCACCAAGAGATACACATGGTTTCCATATGTGAATTGGGAATTATCACATTCTTATAATGTGAGATCATGAAATGCCAACAGAAATCCATAAGCTATCATCATAGTCTCTTAATGGCAATTTTAATCTCTTTGTTTCTTAAAGTGTAAATGACTGGATTTAGTAGTGGTGTGATGGCTGCATAAAATACAGCAAGAAACTTGTCCACCCAAGTGATGTTGAGTGGAAACAGGTAGATGAAGATACAGGGCCCAAAGAATAACATGACCACTGTGATGTGGGCAGTGCAAGTGGAGAAAGCCTTGGATGCCCCATCTTTCGACTGATGGCAGAGAATAAGCAGAATATAAGAGTAAGAGATCAGCAATAGAATGAAGCAGACAGTGGCAAGTACCCCACTGTCCGCATTTATCAACATTTCTAAAACATAAGTGTCCATGCAAGCTAGCTTCATCACCAGCGGAATATCACAGAAAAAGCTATCCAATTCTCTGGGTCCACAGAAGGGCAATTGTATAATTATAGCTAGTTGGCTTATTGAATGCACAAAGCCAATGATCCATGATATCATCACTAGCCGAATGCACATTTGTGTGTTCATAATGCTAGAGTAATGGagtggcttgcagatggccacgtaACGGTCATAGGCCATTGACACAAGCAGCACCATCTCACCCCCTCCAAAAAAATGtccaaaaaaaatctgacacatgCAGCTTCCAAAAGAGATGGTCTTGTTTGCCTTGAGAAAGTCTGTGATCATTTTAGGAGTGGTTACTGATGAAAGGCATAAGTCAATGAACGAAAGATTGGCTAACAGGAAGTACATAGGGCAGTGGAGATGAAGGTCAGCAGTAATTAGGAGAACAATGAAGATGTTGCCTAAAATGGTGattaaataaagagaagaaaatatcacTAGGAGGAAGGCCTGGAGCTCCCATGAATCACACAGCCCAAGAAAAGTAAATTCAGACACTACAGACTGGTTACTTCTTCCATTTAGTTCagtttcttctaattttatctgaaggaaagaaatgaaaatatattttctgaataaagCAGGTTTCTTATTTATTGCTGATGAAAGCGTATCCTTACATAGgcactttggaaaaaaatttgtGATTTTCTTATAAAGCTCAATACTTACACATCCTATGGTCCAGCAATTTCAGTCTCATTTGCACGCTCGAGATAAATTCTTACAGCTGTATATATGGAGATATTTATAATTATGCACATAAACaggacaatggaatattcagaaaCATAGCAAATAAAGTACAACTATATACAATGACAGAGATGTAGCTTTTTGAGACATGgtaatgaagaaaaaagagattaGCATAAtttttgctaaataaaataattcattttattagcaaataaaataattcattttattagcaaataaaataattcattttattaactAATAAAATGAATAGCAATAGAAAATGCTGCATTTTGTAGAAACTTCTATATATTACTATGTATTAAAATATGATGTAAGTAACTCCAACTCTGGGCAGCTAAGGATCAGGATGAAGATGCACATATTATCAGCTATATGATATTATAACTATTTAAGTCTTGTATTAGTTATGTTTTACAgttatagttttattattaaacaaacaagcaaatccAAAATTGCCAGTAGAAATGGTGTGAATATACTATGAATCAAGAATTATGATCAATTCAATGCTGTGGACCTGAGGTTTAGTCTGGGTTTACCCTCCTGTTGTCTGTAACTGAAGCTATTGATGAGACTGTTTTTGCTTGAATCCAGAGAGTTATCAGGTACcaaggatgaaaataaaaatagaattagaaaGCTATAGATGTAGGAGGggcttttacttttttccagtGTGGTAAACGGGAATTCATTGAATATTTTCTTACTATAAACTGTGATCACTTTTGAGCACttcagtgaaaaagaaataaattgtagGTGGTGTATgttatatcaaaaaataaaagcttatgccagctttttcacctaaTACTAACTTAGTAGGTTTTTAATATTACTTTAGTTAAATTAGAAAGGGCAAAATATTGCTACTAGGataattattgggcttccctggtgggtcagaggttaaagtgtctgcctgcaatgtgggagacctgggttcaatccctgagttgggaagatcccctggagaaggaaatggcaacccactccagtattcttgcctggagaatcccatgggcagaggaacctggtgggctatacagtccatggggtcgcaaagagtcggacactactgaactacttcactttcactttcaggataattatattaaaactatattaacaacacattaaaattaCTTATATAAATCAGCATATAATTTTCAACTTTACCTTAAGTAGAACTAACCATAAAGATTCTAAGAGTATAATTATAAAATCAAATGAGTTACAGCAGAATTCAcaaaaaaactcaagaaaaattaaaaagtaaaaatttaaaaaatgggacaactttaattttcatttttgagctGGTAATTTCAGGGTCAAGGGAAAAGTAAacctctctgtttctttgtatctCCCTGTCACTCTCTCTGAATACCTCTCATTATGCTAGAGATTTTCACCCACACTGTCTATAAAGTAATCTTCACATTAacgaaataaaataaaatgaatgaaatatatcgTACTATTCTGAGTTTGGCTCTTAGTGTAACCTGTTAGAGTCTCAGAGCTGGGAAATAGCATGACTGGAGTGCAATCCCGATGCTCTCTGATGCCAGTCCTGCATCTATGCTGTCATTCTGCAATCTCCTGTTCAGTTCCAAGAGCATAATTTCATTTCCATGGTAACTATTGACTATCGTAGGCTTTGAGAGATTTCTTTCCATAATCTCTATCAGGTTCCTTCCTGAGTTAAATTAGTAACCATCACTTTTCTCAATATTTGGAAATTTCTGTTAATTATAGTTATGTATCTGTGCCTAGAATATAGTTTTCCTTAAGTCAGGAAAACTGTAGACCCTATGACTGTGGATCTGATGATTGTGAAGACCTGAATTCTACCTCAAAGAGGGCGCCTACGGAGCTGTAAGACTGTGTAGAAGTTACTCGTTTTGATGATGTAGACAGTCCAGAAGTTCCAAGATGTACCTTGGAGAAGAAACCCTTGATATTTCTGAAAGCTATGCACAATTTCAAACCATTCTAATTAGTGTGCATGGAAGTatggcattaaaatattttcttaaatatgacagAGGAAGGGAACTAAGGGAGAAGTTAAGAAATTGACAGAGTGTAGAGTGTATCTTCTTACCAGAGAGACACCGTATTTGACCACATTTTTTCCCCAGGATAAAACATTCTCCATATTCTAAATAGAATCTGAAATAGAATTATATTGCATCAAAGCAAAGTATCCACTTTTTGTTGTGACCAGCATTTATGGGGGAGTGTGAGGCATATATTTAGTGTAGAGAGTGGCCTCCGGAGTAGGAAACTCTCAAATTACCCATGCTATGCTCCCTTGAGACCACTTTATTCTTGTCTCTCTGAATTGAGAATGTCATCTGGAAAGTGTGCCTTTTGTCAAGGTCAGGGTGAGGATAATAATACAGTTCTAATGGTGGAGTTAAgcacagttttaaaacatttttggattaactttaaaaaaaacaaaaacagtattcCAGAACTAAGTTACCATTTCTAGTCCCAGATGACTTGGGTGAGTGGACATGGTCTGACTAGCAGAGGGAGAAGAAGTGgttagtgtgtgcatgctcagttgctcactcaaTAATGTACACCAAGTATGCCCATTGTAGAGCAGTCAGGCTTGGACTGCTTGTTTTATGGGGTTTTAATGAAGAatagagcacacacacaatgaagaACAGAGAGACAATTTAAAGTGTCaaaatttctttgattatttgagCAATGATCCTGATTTAAGATTGAGTACCAGACaatattgggacttcccaggtggctcagcttccctgatagctcagctggtcaagaatccgcctgcaatgcgggagacctgggtttgatccctgggttggaaagatccgctggagaagggaaaggttacccactccagtattctggcctggagaattccaaggactgtatagtctacagggttgcaaagagtcggacatgaccaagcgactttcactcactcactcactcactcgcttaggtggctcagcagtaaagacttcGCTGGCCAATGTAGcagacacaaaagacacaggtacaatccctggatggagaagatcccctagaataggaaacgacaacctactccagtattcttgctggcaCAGTCTCttggcagaggaacctggtggggtatGGTCCGTCGGGtaacaaaaagtcggacacacctgagcacacaCTTATGCAAAAGGCAATATTATCAATATTcttcaaaataacaaaacagtaaGGGAAGCCtatcttttatttagttttataaaatattatataattttagcCTTATGGACAAGAATCCAACACTTTAGAGATCTGAGAAGGAAATATGATAGTATGTCTCTATCTGCGCATTGCTGCTACTTTTTTTTCATCAGAAGCATACATTTGTTCACATTTTGGTACTCATATTCCACTTTTTTTTCTATGCTGTTACATACTCACATGTGCACATGGCAGTATATACATATGGAGGAGTCTTTTACTTTGGACGGTATAGAGTatgaaaggatattttaaattctaacttatttaaaataatattatgcaTAAATATATTCCATTGTAATGGTTGTTTCAatgtaaatgtttgtttttagagaaataaatatgCTAAAGTAATAGTACTGCTAGGTGTGTACCAAACTTAGTCAAAAATTCTTTTCATACAAAACCTGTATTTGAATGTTTGtgacagctttattcataattaccaaaaaCTAGAGACatccaagatgtccttcaatctGTTAATGGTTAAATAAAGTGTGGTACACTTGTACAacgggatgctgctgctgctgctaagtcgcttcagttgtgtccgactctgtgcgaccccatagacagcagctcaccaggctcccccgtccctgggattctccaggcaagaacactggagtgggttgccatttccttctccaatgcatgaaagtgaaaagtgaaagtgaagtcgctcagtcgtgtccgactcctggcgagcccatggactgcagcccaccagacttctccgtccatgggattttctaggcaagagtactggggtgggttgccattgccttctccagcaatggGATATTATccataattaaaacaaataatctaTCACGTCATGAAAAGATATAGAAGATACTTAAGTGTCTATTGCTACATGAAGGAAGCCAATCTCAAAAGTCTATATATAGTATGATTCCACTTTTATGATATTCTGGAAGatgcaaaactatggagacagtgaaaagTTAGGTGCTTGTCAGGGGCTCCAAGTTCATGGGAATAATGAATATGTGAAGCACAGTACAGTGAAATTTTTTATGATACTGTATTTTTGACTATGTTGTCTTAGGCATTTGCCATGTCATCTGTGAGGGCCTAAATACAATGAAACCGTAGAAACAATGAGCATGTGTTTATTTCTAATACCATTATCCAGTAAAAGGAACCAGGGATCTTTGGAGATATGGCTATTGCAGGAATAGGAAATTAAGATATAAGATAAACCAGGAGCATCTTTTAGTCCTAGGAAATAAGGAATGCTCAAACATACATAAACTTAGAAAATTTGATGTGGATATACATCAAAGAGGCTTAAAAGCCAAATGAAAATGCTCCCGATACCAGTATTTGATTATAATccagattataaaataaatattcatgatttCAAACTaatataaatgattgaataaattagTACATGGAATAGAAGAGTAATCACCCATTCAGGAGATTTAGAGATAAATTGTGTAGCACGCTACCCTGATCAAGAGGAAAATAACTCCTATTACTTAAGTATGGGCTGAGTGTAGTGACTTTTCTCAAAATGAAGTGTGAATAGCAGGGAAAGTATATCTATATTGAGGCAACCTGAAATTTCAGTCAGTTGATCAAATCAATAGACATAAATCATGGTGATGGTATAGACACTTGATGGAAGATGTCAAAAATGGCAGATCACCTGTGGTGTGCTTCCACTgaaccaatcagttcagttcagtcactcagtcatgtctgactctttgcaaccccatggactgcagcacatcaggcgtccctgtccatcaccaactcctggagtttacccaaactcatgtctgttgagtcggtgatgccatgcaaccatctcatcctctgcggtccccttctcctcctgccctcaatctttctcagcatcagggtcttttcaaatgagtcagctctccgcatcaggtggccaaagtattgaagtttcagcttcaatat is part of the Bubalus bubalis isolate 160015118507 breed Murrah chromosome 11, NDDB_SH_1, whole genome shotgun sequence genome and harbors:
- the LOC102390787 gene encoding olfactory receptor 4F4-like, translated to MAFRNIKGFFSKVHLGTSGLSTSSKRVTSTQSYSSVGALFEIKLEETELNGRSNQSVVSEFTFLGLCDSWELQAFLLVIFSSLYLITILGNIFIVLLITADLHLHCPMYFLLANLSFIDLCLSSVTTPKMITDFLKANKTISFGSCMCQIFFGHFFGGGEMVLLVSMAYDRYVAICKPLHYSSIMNTQMCIRLVMISWIIGFVHSISQLAIIIQLPFCGPRELDSFFCDIPLVMKLACMDTYVLEMLINADSGVLATVCFILLLISYSYILLILCHQSKDGASKAFSTCTAHITVVMLFFGPCIFIYLFPLNITWVDKFLAVFYAAITPLLNPVIYTLRNKEIKIAIKRL